A single window of Plasmodium malariae genome assembly, chromosome: 8 DNA harbors:
- a CDS encoding transcription factor with AP2 domain(s), putative — MEALATEKDINIKNDDGNENASELLIGSSAGINEPEVEINYEKKEDMDISMNFNDQDKLDVPSLVEICKQQLIVILKDMCADSNNTEEKASFMYHLNRLRSAVTVVDLHNYIAVFGPCLSYNKLPSTWNISVCDYLKQQLNILRAADSQQNSNNYMSYYELHNDYEDMMNEKKIKTNTNMNTNDNTNNSVQGNILNSNAISAQSAIKGGVSSMYMNATNSNSDSGDNSNNSNNNNSNNNNSNNTTTTNNSNNNNNNSNNNNSNNNNSNNNNSNNNNSNTNNSNNNNSSNNNNSSNSNNSNNNNSSNSNSNSNNNSNNNNNGSENTKNNNSGNNSSTTNNDNINVCSGSYNNTSSNMDGSNLDGNNLDGCNMDGNNMNSSQINNNHMNSYGYCDQEDNMVEDYYDCLMRTKLTDDSPNCLKYMINSKNDSLSNTEVENVISYLKKYEVKSNKNLSKLDEDMTYNKDSDYDYQDDYLKDKVLYDSDMDDHSMLDCSMMTNNRQCNDISGNININSNSNNCNSMQNSMNNNANNNGTGSSSSTNMNSKNFSLKFERIKKNDVINSWTRANTEGHPEYLPRIPGVRFNPKKQQWLAAWNDNTREIRRYFSVKQYGFEQARILAVKARQEAEKAGARCKPMFHVHGRKTVDGLPNDAIKNDVDENYSGIGTSMNSVNNVNSVSGMNNMNSLINMNNMNNMSSINMSGISNMNNMSNMNNMNNISGSILLMNNNIGGVGGECDVVTKKEVLKNDSNKGVKRGRGRPPKRKLSEDSQLSLDDMEQSLCRNSENIELLECMDSFDKDCTRPMKGVSYNDRKGSWLAYWSIGKNFQMRRFPIKKLGFEKAKELAIQCRLEAEQAGATTTENRTKRIRNLLTLSSDNTLDGLMENNSMEHDDNNNMHDSNTKGINGNMLISQMHSYNNYGVNNNNNNGNNNNSSNNGLSNSCNGNGIGNGKTPHSDGQESENDFSPTKRTRAPRGRRMESLTARASALTPVEGVRFDPYSYSWFAKYLENESSKEPKISKYLLKKWGFNKAHSLAVHTVKCAYKAVPFTDEELINIFNVDAKNLMNNQNSLINLGLKNSFVNTSSSIINGNNGIDNNAFSTNNYNNIHLNNNNNNTNNFMNTLSMMNNNNVVMSVTAGNNMDDVINSNMNSSYNINPLNNYKDSVNGINNIINSMNNHSGSDINKNIDVNNLNDEDTTIGNASNNNGSGSLMNIGTSNINSPNQIDMLSGYNFSNSNNDLISMNGNISTYNGMSVIPKGVNIINGSFSGGISSGAVSGCGCGSVSGNGSSKSGGNSGGNGSLSCNNVNSISVNNISGSVKGSISSIKNVSSNISGMSGFQNENNSNNSNNNNSNNNNSNNNNSNNNNSNNNNSNNNNSNNNNSNNNNSNNNSSNDYNFNVNENINGGTTDEGSANILKKNSLAENNIGSNSSSTNIISNSSDNFINMNDPILPHKNSGNMSTHVSSNNNASSISPVDNNNNNHIAPRMNDMSIINQTNEINFNSLESNYCISQNNTNASVNNAKNGVSANIINNMNDVNDMSDLNYMNDLNDMNDLNDMNDLNDMNDLNDMNDMNDMNDMNDMNDMNDMNDLNDMNDLNDMNDLNDMNDLNDMNDMNDMNDMNDMNDLNDLNDLNDMNDINNINNINNINNIDNSTSDNHDIVDNSGEHLLDKRNFLSIINEQGNLDNNNSNVENSRNLTYSNNSYGKNVNNNFSSYTNEHSTTSNLISTNQNELNDSSLYYMNVKPEIKTEH, encoded by the coding sequence ATGGAAGCATTAGCAACTgaaaaagatattaatattaagaaCGACGATGGAAATGAAAACGCGAGTGAGTTATTAATTGGTAGTTCAGCCGGTATAAATGAACCAGAGGtggaaataaattatgaaaagaaGGAGGATATGGATATATCAATGAATTTTAATGATCAAGATAAATTAGATGTACCGTCGTTAGTTGAAATATGTAAACAACAATTGATAGTAATCTTAAAAGATATGTGTGCGGATTCAAATAATACAGAAGAAAAAGCATCTTTTATGTATCACTTAAATAGGTTAAGAAGTGCAGTAACAGTAGTAgatttacataattatatagcTGTGTTTGGTCCATGCCtaagttataataaattaccaTCAACATGGAATATATCTGTATGTGATTATTTGAAGCAGCAGTTGAATATACTAAGGGCTGCGGACTCACAGcaaaattcaaataattacATGAGTTATTATGAATTACATAACGATTATGAAGATATGAtgaatgagaaaaaaataaaaacaaatacaaatatgaaCACAAATGATAATACTAATAATTCTGTACAAGGAAATATACTCAACTCGAATGCCATAAGTGCGCAGTCGGCAATAAAAGGGGGGGTAAGTAGCATGTATATGAATGCAACAAACAGCAATAGTGATAGCGGtgataacagtaataacagtaataacaataatagtaataacaataatagtaataatactactactactaataatagtaataataataataataatagtaataataataatagtaataataataatagtaataacaataatagtaataacaataatagtaatacgaataatagtaataataataatagcagtaataacaataatagcagtaacagtaataacagcaataacaataatagcagtaacagtaacagtaacagtaacaataatagtaacaataacaataatggCAGTgagaatacaaaaaataataatagcggTAATAATAGCAGTACTACCAATAATGATAACATAAACGTTTGTAGCGGTAGCTATAATAACACTAGCAGTAACATGGATGGAAGCAACTTGGATGGAAACAACCTGGATGGATGCAATATGGAtggtaataatatgaatagcAGTCAAATTAATAACAATCATATGAACAGCTACGGCTACTGCGATCAGGAGGATAATATGGTTGAAGATTATTATGACTGTTTAATGAGAACAAAACTAACGGACGATTCCCCCAATTGTTTGAAATACAtgataaattcaaaaaatgatTCCTTAAGTAACACAGAAGTAGAAAATGTTATATCGTATCTAAAGAAATACGAAGTGAAATCAAATAAGAACTTAAGCAAACTAGATGAAGATATGACGTATAATAAAGATTCTGACTATGATTACCAAGATGATTATTTGAAAGATAAAGTATTATACGATTCAGATATGGATGACCATTCTATGTTGGACTGTAGCATGATGACAAATAATAGACAATGTAATGATATTAGTGGTAACATTAATATcaacagtaatagtaataattgCAATAGCATGCAGAACAGTATGAATAATAATGCTAATAATAATGGTACtggtagtagtagtagtaccAATATGAATAGTAAAAATTTCAGCTTAAAATttgaaagaataaaaaagaatgatgTTATTAATAGTTGGACTAGAGCAAATACAGAAGGACATCCTGAGTATCTACCCAGAATACCAGGTGTTCGATTTAATCCAAAAAAACAACAATGGCTAGCAGCTTGGAATGATAACACAAGAGAAATTAGAAGATATTTTTCCGTTAAACAGTATGGATTCGAACAAGCAAGAATTTTAGCTGTAAAGGCTAGACAAGAAGCAGAAAAAGCAGGAGCCAGATGTAAGCCCATGTTTCATGTGCATGGTAGAAAAACCGTAGATGGCTTACCAAACGATGCGATAAAAAACGATGTCGACGAGAACTACAGTGGAATTGGCACCAGCATGAATAGCGTAAACAATGTGAATAGTGTAAGTGGTATGAATAACATGAATAGTTTGATCAACATGAATAACATGAACAATATGAGCAGCATAAACATGAGTGGCATAAGCAATATGAATAACATGAGTAATATGAATAACATGAACAACATAAGTGGAAGTATATTGCTTATGAATAACAATATTGGAGGAGTGGGGGGAGAGTGCGATGTAGTAACGAAAAAagaagttttaaaaaatgatagtaATAAAGGGGTAAAAAGAGGAAGAGGTAGACCCCCTAAGAGGAAATTAAGTGAAGATTCACAGTTGTCATTAGATGACATGGAACAAAGTTTATGTCGAAATAGTGAGAATATAGAGTTGTTAGAATGCATGGATTCTTTTGATAAAGATTGTACAAGACCAATGAAGGGAGTATCATATAATGATAGAAAAGGATCATGGTTAGCTTATTGGTCTATtggtaaaaattttcaaatgaGACGATTtccaattaaaaaattaggatttgaaaaagcaaaagaatTAGCTATACAGTGTCGATTAGAAGCTGAACAAGCAGGTGCTACAACAACAgaaaatagaacaaaaagGATAAGGAATTTATTAACACTCAGTTCTGATAATACATTAGATGGACTAATGGAAAATAATTCAATGGAacatgatgataataataatatgcatgACAGTAATACAAAGGGTATTAATGGTAACATGCTCATTTCACAAATGcatagttataataattatggtgtgaacaataacaataacaacggaaacaataataatagtagtaacaatGGTTTAAGTAACAGCTGTAATGGCAATGGCATTGGTAATGGGAAGACTCCGCATAGCGATGGACAAGAAAGTGAGAATGACTTTTCCCCGACAAAAAGAACAAGAGCACCGAGAGGGAGGAGAATGGAGAGTTTAACTGCACGTGCTAGTGCACTAACTCCAGTAGAAGGGGTCCGATTTGACCCATATTCATATTCATGGTTTGctaaatatttagaaaatgaAAGTTCTAAAGAACCtaaaatatcaaaatatttattaaaaaaatggggATTCAATAAAGCTCATAGCTTAGCAGTACATACTGTTAAGTGTGCATATAAAGCAGTTCCATTTACGGATGAAGAgcttattaatatatttaatgtagATGCAAAAAATCTAATGAACAATCAGAATAGTTTAATAAATCTAGgattaaaaaattcttttgtTAATACTAGCAGTAGTATCATTAATGGAAATAACGGCATTGACAACAATGCATTTagtacaaataattataataatattcatcttaataataataataataatacaaataattttatgaacacCTTGAGTAtgatgaataataataatgtcgTTATGAGTGTAACTGCAGGTAATAATATGGATGATGTTATTAATAGTAACATGAACAGtagttataatataaatccATTGAATAATTACAAAGATAGTGTCAAtggaattaataatattattaacagtATGAACAATCATAGTGGTTCAGATATTAATAAGAACATTGATGTGAATAACCTGAATGATGAAGATACTACAATTGGTAATGCAAGTAATAACAATGGGAGTGGAAGTTTGATGAACATAGGTACTAGTAACATAAATTCTCCAAATCAAATTGATATGCTCAGTGGTTATAATTtcagtaacagtaacaacgACCTCATTAGTATGAACGGTAATATAAGCACCTACAATGGCATGAGTGTTATACCTAAGGGTGtcaatattattaatggTTCATTTAGTGGCGGAATTAGTAGTGGTGCAGTAAGTGGCTGTGGCTGTGGCAGTGTTAGCGGAAACGGTAGCAGTAAAAGTGGCGGCAATAGTGGAGGTAATGGTAGTTTAAGTTGTAACAACGTGAATAGTATTAGTGTAAACAATATAAGCGGAAGCGTTAAAGGGAGTATATCTAGCATCAAGAATGTGAGTAGCAACATAAGTGGTATGAGTGGCTTTCAGAACGAAAACAATAGTAACAACAGTAATAACAACAACAGTAATAACAACAACAGTAATAACAACAACAGTAATAACAACAACAGTAATAACAACAAcagtaataacaacaatagtaataacaacaatagtaataacaacaatagtaataacaacagTAGTAATGACTACAACTTTAACGTTAATGAAAACATAAACGGAGGGACGACGGATGAGGGCAGCGCGAACATTCTGAAGAAAAATAGTTTAGCGGAGAATAACATAGGTAGCAATAGTAGCagtacaaatataataagtaaTAGCAGTgacaattttataaatatgaatgatCCTATTTTACCACATAAGAATAGTGGAAATATGAGCACACATGTaagtagtaataacaatgcATCATCAATTAGTCCTgtagataataataataataatcatataGCCCCTCGCATGAACGACATGTCAATTATTAATCAAACAAATGAAATTAACTTTAACTCGTTAGAATCGAACTATTGTATTTCTCAAAATAATACTAATGCAAGTGTtaataatgcaaaaaatgGAGTCAGTGCTAATATCATTAACAACATGAATGATGTGAACGATATGAGCGATCTGAACTATATGAACGATTTGAATGATATGAACGATCTGAATGATATGAACGATCTGAATGATATGAACGATCTGAATGATATGAATGATATGAACGATATGAACGATATGAACGATATGAACGATATGAATGATATGAACGATCTGAATGATATGAACGATCTGAATGATATGAACGATCTGAATGATATGAACGATCTGAATGATATGAATGATATGAACGATATGAACGATATGAACGATATGAACGATCTGAACGATCTGAACGATCTGAATGATATGAACgatattaacaatattaataatattaataatattaataatattgacAATAGCACCTCGGACAATCACGACATAGTAGACAATTCAGGAGAACATTTACTGGATAAAAGAAACtttttaagtattattaACGAGCAAGGTAATCtggataataataattctaacGTTGAAAATAGTAGAAACCTTACTTATTCGAATAATTCTTATGggaaaaatgtaaacaacAATTTCAGTTCATACACTAATGAACATTCAACTACAAGTAATTTAATCAGCACTAATCAGAACGAACTAAACGATTCCTCCTTGTACTACATGAACGTCAAACCCGAAATTAAGACTGAGCATTGA